In Limnohabitans sp. TEGF004, the genomic window CTGAACGCGGCATTGCCGTGGCCGAAGGCTCGGGCTCACCTATTGCGCCCGCCGAACTGACGTGGGCTTTGATCATGGCTGCCATGCGCCGCCTGCCCCAATACATCAGCAATCTCAAACACGGCGCTTGGCAGCAGTCAGGCTTCAAAGCAGGCTCTATGCCCACCAATTTTGGGTTGGGTCAAGTGTTGCGCGGTAAAACCTTGGGCATCTGGGGCTACGGCAAGATTGGGCAATTGTTAGCAGGCTACGGCAAAGCATTTGGCATGAGGGTGGTGATGTGGGGCAGCGAGGCCTCACGCGAACGAGCTGCCAAAGATGGCTTGAATGTGGCTATCTCGCGCGAAGCATTCTTTGAAGAATCAGACGTTCTTACTCTGAATCTGCGCTTGGTCGACGAGACTCGTGGCATTGTGAAGCTCTCAGACATGGGTCGCATGAAACCCACTGCGTTATTGGTGAACACTTCACGCGCTGAGTTGATCGAGCCCGACGCACTGATCACAGCACTCAACCGCGGCCGCCCCGGCATGGCGGCGATTGATGTGTTTGAAAGCGAACCCATCATGCAAGGCCAAGCGCTACTGCGCTTGGAAAACTGTATTTGCACACCACACATTGGCTATGTGGAGCAAGACAGTTACGAGATGTACTTTGGCACGGCGTTTGACAACGTGGTGAACTTCATCAAAG contains:
- a CDS encoding D-2-hydroxyacid dehydrogenase family protein — translated: MNIVILDDYQDVVRKLACASKLEAFPAKVYTNTIKGVGQLSVRLRDAEVLVLIRERTHINRQLLDKLPKLKLISQTGKIGSHVDVAACTERGIAVAEGSGSPIAPAELTWALIMAAMRRLPQYISNLKHGAWQQSGFKAGSMPTNFGLGQVLRGKTLGIWGYGKIGQLLAGYGKAFGMRVVMWGSEASRERAAKDGLNVAISREAFFEESDVLTLNLRLVDETRGIVKLSDMGRMKPTALLVNTSRAELIEPDALITALNRGRPGMAAIDVFESEPIMQGQALLRLENCICTPHIGYVEQDSYEMYFGTAFDNVVNFIKGTPTNIVNPGALQVRR